The Acanthochromis polyacanthus isolate Apoly-LR-REF ecotype Palm Island chromosome 2, KAUST_Apoly_ChrSc, whole genome shotgun sequence genome contains a region encoding:
- the tmco3 gene encoding transmembrane and coiled-coil domain-containing protein 3 isoform X1 produces MQVTCWLLCLGLAGALALLHKDQVAQHAIKLYRGKGGTHGHSWVASNCKRLVGLLHQKNVVVKKLAAAADAVGRDQGLSDPEKHFQVHTLEVFQKELNESEHLVFQAVHGLQRALQGDYRDVVNMKESSRQRLEALREAAIKEEQEYVELVAAEKHQQEAVKSALAQNKTLSMLDEILEDVRKAADRLEEEIEEHAFDNNKQMKGVNVEAVLRVEEDEENGGKRKNKSRQKEVEDDLGLSMLIDSQNNQYVLTKPRDSTMPRADHHFIKDLVSVVMLSLPCGWICTLVGLPPMFGYIICGVLLGPSGLNSIKSMVQVETLGELGVFFTLFVVGLEFSPERLRKVWKTSVQGSCYLSLLMVGAGLLWGQVLRIRPTQTVFISTCLSLSSTPLVSRFLAGGSRGDKEDSLLKYLSSTPATIGSTAASTSTSTTATTGSTVASTSTLVPSDGGLSDTQPGSSENIPTVPSTSDQPVNQIGDLDYSSVLLGMLVMQDVQLGLFIAVMPTLIQAQSGDLDSFLFGSLRVLYLLGQVLGSLAAVLLLCLLLRSFLIGPYYKKLHAESKGNKEILVLGMAAFVFFMLTVTEFLDVSMELGCFLAGALLSSQGHMVTAEVMGCIEPIRDFLAIIFFASIGLHVFPTFVLYELTILLVLTLTLVIMKFMMAVLVLSVILPPGSRHIRWIVSAGLAQVSEFSFVLGSRARRAGIISREVYLLVLSVTTLSLLLAPLLWRVTTHKWVPRSERKIVT; encoded by the exons ATGCAGGTCACATGTTGGCTGCTGTGCCTTGGCTTGGCTGGGGCACTTGCACTGCTGCACAAAGACCAGGTGGCCCAGCATGCCATCAAGCTCTATCGGGGCAAAGGGGGCACGCACGGCCACAGCTGGGTGGCCAGCAACTGCAAGCGGCTGGTGGGCCTCCTGCATCAGAAGAATGTGGTTGTCAAGAAGctggcagcagctgcagatgcTGTTGGAAGAGACCAAGGCCTTTCAGATCCAGAGAAGCACTTCCAG GTTCACACTTTGGAAGTTTTCCAGAAGGAGCTGAATGAAAGCGAGCACCTGGTGTTCCAGGCGGTGCACGGCCTGCAGAGGGCGCTGCAAGGAGACTACAGAGATGTGGTCAAcatgaaggagagcagcagacagaggctGGAGGCCCTCAGAGAGGCAGCCATAAAG gaagaacagGAATACGTGGAGTTGGTAGCTGCTGAGAAACACCAACAGGAAGCTGTTAAGAGCGCTTTGGCCCAGAACAAGACTCTATCCATGCTGGATGAGATCCTGGAGGATGTCAGGAAGGCAGCAGATCGACTAGAGGAGGAGATTGAGGAGCATGCGTTTGATAACAACAAACAG ATGAAAGGAGTGAATGTGGAGGCAGTGCTGAGagtggaggaagatgaggagaatGGAGGGAAGAGGAAGAACAAGTCCAGGCAGAAAGAAGTGGAGGACGACCTGGGACTGAGCATGCTCATCGACTCGCAGAACAACCAGTATGTCCTGACTAAACCACGAGACTCCACGATGCCAAGAGCCGACCATCACTTCATAAAG GACCTGGTGTCAGTAGTGATGCTATCTCTGCCCTGTGGCTGGATTTGTACTCTGGTGGGGCTTCCTCCCATGTTTGGATACATCATCTGTGGGGTTCTGCTTGGTCCTTCTGGCCTCAACAGCATCAAG TCTATGGTTCAGGTGGAGACTCTGGGGGAGTTGGGTGTGTTCTTCACTCTGTTTGTGGTGGGACTGGAGTTCTCACCTGAGCGCCTTCGGAAG GTCTGGAAGACTTCTGTTCAGGGGTCGTGCTACCTGAGTCTGCTGATGGTCGGAGCCGGTTTGTTGTGGGGACAAGTCCTTCGTATTCGACCCACTCAGACGGTCTTCATTTCCACTTGTTTGTCTCTGTCCAGCACTCCTCTAGTGTCCCGCTTCCTAGCAGGAGGAAGCAGAGGGGACAAAGAAG ATTCACTTCTGAAATATTTATCTTCCACTCCTGCCACTATTGGATCAACAGCAGCCTCCACATCCACCTCAACAACAGCCACTACTGGATCAACAGTAGCCTCCACATCCACCTTGGTACCCAGTGATGGAGGGCTCTCTGACACCCAACCTGGAAGCAGTGAAAACATACCCACAGTCCCCTCTACATCAGACCAGCCTGTTAATCAAATAG gtGACCTGGACTACAGCAGCGTTCTTCTTGGGATGTTAGTGATGCAAGATGTTCAGCTCGGCCTCTTCATTGCTGTGATGCCGACTCTGATCCAGGCTCAGAGCGGGGATCTGGACAG CTTTCTGTTTGGAAGTCTCCGTGTCCTGTATCTCCTGGGCCAGGTGCTGGGGTCTCTggctgctgtgctgctgctgtgtttgttaCTCAGATCCTTCCTGATTGGCCCTTACTACAAGAAGCTGCACGCTGAGAGCAAAGGCAACAAGGAGATCCTGGTGCTGGGGATGGcagcttttgtctttttcatgcTGACG GTAACAGagtttctggatgtttctaTGGAGTTGGGTTGCTTCCTGGCCGGAGCTCTGCTGTCCTCACAGGGTCACATGGTCACAGCGGAGGTCATGGGATGCATCGAACCAATCAGGGACTTCCTTGCCATCATCTTCTTTGCATCTATCG gtctCCACGTGTTCCCGACGTTTGTCCTGTACGAACTCACCATCCTGCTGGTGTTAACGCTCACTCTTGTCATTATGAAG TTCATGATGGCCGTACTGGTGCTGTCGGTGATCCTGCCTCCAGGATCTCGACACATCCGGTGGATCGTCTCGGCTGGTCTGGCTCAGGTCAGCGAGTTCTCCTTCGTTCTGGGCAGCCGAGCACGTCGAGCTGGTATCATCTCCAGAGAG GTGTACCTGCTGGTCCTCAGTGTCACTactctcagtctgctgctggctCCGCTGCTCTGGAGAGTCACCACACACAAATGGGTTCCTCGCAGCGAACGCAAAATAGTCACATGA
- the tmco3 gene encoding transmembrane and coiled-coil domain-containing protein 3 isoform X2 — translation MQVTCWLLCLGLAGALALLHKDQVAQHAIKLYRGKGGTHGHSWVASNCKRLVGLLHQKNVVVKKLAAAADAVGRDQGLSDPEKHFQVHTLEVFQKELNESEHLVFQAVHGLQRALQGDYRDVVNMKESSRQRLEALREAAIKEEQEYVELVAAEKHQQEAVKSALAQNKTLSMLDEILEDVRKAADRLEEEIEEHAFDNNKQMKGVNVEAVLRVEEDEENGGKRKNKSRQKEVEDDLGLSMLIDSQNNQYVLTKPRDSTMPRADHHFIKDLVSVVMLSLPCGWICTLVGLPPMFGYIICGVLLGPSGLNSIKSMVQVETLGELGVFFTLFVVGLEFSPERLRKVWKTSVQGSCYLSLLMVGAGLLWGQVLRIRPTQTVFISTCLSLSSTPLVSRFLAGGSRGDKEGDLDYSSVLLGMLVMQDVQLGLFIAVMPTLIQAQSGDLDSFLFGSLRVLYLLGQVLGSLAAVLLLCLLLRSFLIGPYYKKLHAESKGNKEILVLGMAAFVFFMLTVTEFLDVSMELGCFLAGALLSSQGHMVTAEVMGCIEPIRDFLAIIFFASIGLHVFPTFVLYELTILLVLTLTLVIMKFMMAVLVLSVILPPGSRHIRWIVSAGLAQVSEFSFVLGSRARRAGIISREVYLLVLSVTTLSLLLAPLLWRVTTHKWVPRSERKIVT, via the exons ATGCAGGTCACATGTTGGCTGCTGTGCCTTGGCTTGGCTGGGGCACTTGCACTGCTGCACAAAGACCAGGTGGCCCAGCATGCCATCAAGCTCTATCGGGGCAAAGGGGGCACGCACGGCCACAGCTGGGTGGCCAGCAACTGCAAGCGGCTGGTGGGCCTCCTGCATCAGAAGAATGTGGTTGTCAAGAAGctggcagcagctgcagatgcTGTTGGAAGAGACCAAGGCCTTTCAGATCCAGAGAAGCACTTCCAG GTTCACACTTTGGAAGTTTTCCAGAAGGAGCTGAATGAAAGCGAGCACCTGGTGTTCCAGGCGGTGCACGGCCTGCAGAGGGCGCTGCAAGGAGACTACAGAGATGTGGTCAAcatgaaggagagcagcagacagaggctGGAGGCCCTCAGAGAGGCAGCCATAAAG gaagaacagGAATACGTGGAGTTGGTAGCTGCTGAGAAACACCAACAGGAAGCTGTTAAGAGCGCTTTGGCCCAGAACAAGACTCTATCCATGCTGGATGAGATCCTGGAGGATGTCAGGAAGGCAGCAGATCGACTAGAGGAGGAGATTGAGGAGCATGCGTTTGATAACAACAAACAG ATGAAAGGAGTGAATGTGGAGGCAGTGCTGAGagtggaggaagatgaggagaatGGAGGGAAGAGGAAGAACAAGTCCAGGCAGAAAGAAGTGGAGGACGACCTGGGACTGAGCATGCTCATCGACTCGCAGAACAACCAGTATGTCCTGACTAAACCACGAGACTCCACGATGCCAAGAGCCGACCATCACTTCATAAAG GACCTGGTGTCAGTAGTGATGCTATCTCTGCCCTGTGGCTGGATTTGTACTCTGGTGGGGCTTCCTCCCATGTTTGGATACATCATCTGTGGGGTTCTGCTTGGTCCTTCTGGCCTCAACAGCATCAAG TCTATGGTTCAGGTGGAGACTCTGGGGGAGTTGGGTGTGTTCTTCACTCTGTTTGTGGTGGGACTGGAGTTCTCACCTGAGCGCCTTCGGAAG GTCTGGAAGACTTCTGTTCAGGGGTCGTGCTACCTGAGTCTGCTGATGGTCGGAGCCGGTTTGTTGTGGGGACAAGTCCTTCGTATTCGACCCACTCAGACGGTCTTCATTTCCACTTGTTTGTCTCTGTCCAGCACTCCTCTAGTGTCCCGCTTCCTAGCAGGAGGAAGCAGAGGGGACAAAGAAG gtGACCTGGACTACAGCAGCGTTCTTCTTGGGATGTTAGTGATGCAAGATGTTCAGCTCGGCCTCTTCATTGCTGTGATGCCGACTCTGATCCAGGCTCAGAGCGGGGATCTGGACAG CTTTCTGTTTGGAAGTCTCCGTGTCCTGTATCTCCTGGGCCAGGTGCTGGGGTCTCTggctgctgtgctgctgctgtgtttgttaCTCAGATCCTTCCTGATTGGCCCTTACTACAAGAAGCTGCACGCTGAGAGCAAAGGCAACAAGGAGATCCTGGTGCTGGGGATGGcagcttttgtctttttcatgcTGACG GTAACAGagtttctggatgtttctaTGGAGTTGGGTTGCTTCCTGGCCGGAGCTCTGCTGTCCTCACAGGGTCACATGGTCACAGCGGAGGTCATGGGATGCATCGAACCAATCAGGGACTTCCTTGCCATCATCTTCTTTGCATCTATCG gtctCCACGTGTTCCCGACGTTTGTCCTGTACGAACTCACCATCCTGCTGGTGTTAACGCTCACTCTTGTCATTATGAAG TTCATGATGGCCGTACTGGTGCTGTCGGTGATCCTGCCTCCAGGATCTCGACACATCCGGTGGATCGTCTCGGCTGGTCTGGCTCAGGTCAGCGAGTTCTCCTTCGTTCTGGGCAGCCGAGCACGTCGAGCTGGTATCATCTCCAGAGAG GTGTACCTGCTGGTCCTCAGTGTCACTactctcagtctgctgctggctCCGCTGCTCTGGAGAGTCACCACACACAAATGGGTTCCTCGCAGCGAACGCAAAATAGTCACATGA